GTTCAAGCTGTTTTTAAAATTATAAATGTGCGATCGAAGGAGTTTGCACATTCGAGATCGTTACTCGCGACGCACGACTCAGTGACTGCTCACGCCCCGCTCGTGAATCACGTGAATCAGAGAATCGTTCATCCCAATTTGAAATCGCACGAGTGGAAGAGCATCCGTCACAATTACGAgtctgaatcgtgaatatgtCTGCGCACGGccagagagagagagagacagagcgagagagagagaacTGTGGGGCTTTTCTCCTGGCTCGGCAGGTTTGCGGCACGCCAACGGTTAGCGAAGCCCATGTGTTGCTTTACTTTACTTTGCTGTGCTTTGCTGTGCTTTACTTTGCTTCGCTTTACTCGTCTCTTCTCTTTCTTATCGTTCTCACGACGCAATCGCTCGAATCCATAGGAATCCACCCGCGCTGCAAATCGAGAGCTCTTCGTGCTCATCCCGCCGTCATCATGATCCGTGGTCTGCAGGCATACCTCCACGATCGTGGTCTCACACAGTCCGCGCCGCTCTCGGCACTCAAAGACACTCGTCTCGGTATCGATCTTTCCTTCTACCTCAAACAGCTGCTTTCGTCACCTTCCACTTCGGAGCCGCTGGTTGCCGCGCTGGGAGGTGCGCCCATCGCCCTCATCTCTCACATTGAAAATGACTTGCGCGCGCTCGAGAGAGCGCGTGTGAAACCCGTCTTCGTTCTCAACGGTATCCAGCCCAATAAGCGAGTGCGTCCCTTTTCCTACGAAGATCCCAGAGTCAAGCAGCGCCATCGTGCATGGGAAGCGTACGAAAATGGTCAGGTGGATGTCACGCATTCTCTGCTTTCGGCGAGCAACTCGGTGCATCACCCGGATCTGTACCGCGCCATCCTACGTGCGTTGCGTCACAGAAACGTCGAGTTCCTCGTCGCACCTTACCTCGCATCAGGTCAGCTCGTCTCACTCGAGCGACACTCGAAATCGTATGTGCACGCCATCTACGGTGCCACCGAGATACTTCTGTTTGATCGCGTAGAACGCGTGATCACGTCGCTCAACCTCTCGGAATCCACGTTCCAGTTCGTGTCTAAACATGCCATCCTGAACGAGCTGAGATGCAACGAGGAGCAGTTCCTTGACATTGGCCTGCTCGCCGGAAGCGACCTGTGCGCCACGTTCCCTGCGCTGCAAGATTCGAGCTTGGGCGCTCCACCACAGCATCCGGGCGCACCGCCCAACTTGCGTCAGATCAACGAGCTGGTCAAACAGTACAAGGGCGGTTATCCGCTCGTTGCAGCGTTCGAGGGCCATCCTACCGTGTCGAAAATCAACTATGTCGATCAATTTTGCCGAGCTAGGACGATTGTCAAGTTCTGCCTCGTGCTCTCGGCGGAGGAAGGACGTGTGCTGCCATTGCCTCTGGCGACACCACCTCCGCCAATCTCGATTGGAAATGCGCCTCACGCGGCTGCTAACGGTGCGGGTGTGGGCGCGGCTGCTGGCGGAACGTCGATCCTCACCGCTGCAGACGTGCCAGTCGACATTCACGAGGTCTTCTCGCATCGATTACCGGACGAGGTGTTCCTTCACCTTTCCAGGGGCCTGGTAGGTGCTCAGGTGCTGTCTTGCTTGACTTCAGGGCATGTGATTGAAGCGCCGCCGTTGGACAATGGCGAAACGGAAGACTATCGACGCTACGTACGCGAGACGCTCACCGAGACACCGCAATCGCCGCGCTGCGTTGCGGTGGCTCTCGCGGCGGCGGTGCTCAACGGATTCTGGTCGTCACGCAAGATCACGGGCATTTACTATTTTGCACCTTCAGTGGACCACGTGATTCCGCATGACTCGGCGGCGACTCTGCAACTGATCAACCGCGTAAATCAGTGGAACGTGTCGAATCGGTTCATCGAGGAGGAATTGCGACGACAGAactcgtcgacgatcgaTATTGCGCTGTGTCTGGGTGCGACGACTTCGGAGCAGCTGGCGAGCCGGACCAAGACCCCGCGCGTCAAGATGCCAGATGGATCCACTTGGGCactcgagaagaaggacgaAATTGTGGCCAACACGATTTGGCGAATGCTCGAGTTGCGAGGGTTCCTGAACCATGCGCACCTACATACGCCGTATGCGCGTGCGCTGTATTTGGGGTTGAAAAATTCCAAGTTGAATGATAAGCTGCAGGAAGCGCTGTTTGTGGcgctggagctgctgcgcggTGGGGCGTTGCATGCCAACTACTTTGGCGGAAAGAGCTATTCTGGCGGGCCGTCGTATGGGGATGAGGTGGACAAGAGACATATGCTGTTGGTGATGCGCGCCGTGTCGGTGTTGCAGATGGGATTTAAACCGTTGGCTTGGACGGCGCCTTTGAGTCGCGAATTGCTTGTGTTCAATGGATTTGTCAAGAGCACGACGCGTGCGATGCGCAATTTGGTAGAGATGATCAGTATGTCTCTGCTGTTACGCGGAGAcgcgaggaggaagcgcGACGACTACATCGACATCAGTCTCTCGCTGCCGTTCCAGGCGGATGTGAATACGGGCATGGGGATTCTCGTAAAGTGTTATCTGGACGGCCTACTTACCTATCGGGGCCGCCCAATAAGCGCCGACCAAGTCAACGACGCCGATGTGATCGacgcaaagtcgagcgtcctccttgcgctcgacgacacATTCGCCAATGTGAAACACATCAAGCACGAGCTAGCGCGAAGCTTCCGCTTCTGGCACTCGCTCCTCCTAGCCGtcaacacgctcgccgCCGAAAACGCCATCAGCCCGCACATCGTCCATCAATTCAACGCCGCAAACCACTGGCTCTCGCCACTTGCGCAGCTCCCTCCCTGATCCACTCTCGTCTGCTTGCACACCCATGTTCACGCGCATGTCCTCAGCCGCTACCCGCCAACGAATCACACCATATGCATTCACAATTCCAATCCGAGCCTACAAGGCGTGCTGAGCAACCACTTTCTCATCCGCCCTGCTCAGGTGCAACATGCTCGTATACGCCCTCCTACAAACGGGACATGCAAACTTGCGTCTAGGCGTCCGCCCTCTGCGTCTCTCTGAAAGTCTGATCCCCACTACTGAGTCGCGCAACTGAACCGCGCATTCGAGACATAGCCCGTGCGTgcacggcagcagcagtgtgGTCGGAGGCGAGCTGAGACAGATCAGACACTCGGAGCCGTTGCTCGCGTCCAGCTCCACATGTGGCGCCGCCATGTCTTGGTCGCCATCCACACCTcccgccgccaccgccgccacaGCCGGCGGTTTCGAAGACAGGCCGTACAGCTCCTGCAGTTGAAATCGGTGTGGTCCGATCTCCGCTTCCTGGCCCTCGACTTGCGACGACCACGTCCGTTGCGCAACCTCGACGTGTGCCTCACGAGCTGCTTCCGTCGCATCGGCGCGCTCCCGCACCACCGCGCCCCTTTTAGACGCCAGAGACGTCAAGCGCACATAGCTCGTCTGCAGGTTGGGCTCCAGCAAAGGTCGTCCGTTCTCATCCAGTGCTTCCACCACAATCGCCACTTTGAGCGTCTCGCGCTCCGCCTTTTCGCGTGCAAGACGCTGCTCCCGTGTCTCTTCTTGCATCACTGCTGCAGCAGTGAGTCCATCAGTGCCTAGCAATGGTAAGCCATCCGCACCAACGCCAGCCGAGTCTGTCCTCGCTTCGTACGTTGTCCCCGTTGTGCCGGCTGCGGCTACCGgggttgcggttgcggttgcggttgcaGCGGTTGCGGCTCTACGCGGTGAGCGGCTagtgttggcgttggcatcCTCATCAGCGTCGTCCGCCTCAGCGTCCGCCTCGAGACGCCGGTTAAACTCGAACCCTGGCGTTTCGGGAATCGCTGCTGGCGTTGGTGGTTCGGGCGCACGTTTGAATGCCGACGCGCGTCTTTCATCGCCAAGATCACCGCCAACTGTAGCACCACCAGGAGCCGCCTTCTTGGGCCTTGGCGGAGCATAGAACTGCAAATGCAAAGGCACGTTTGCCGTGTGACCGACGCCAAACCCTTTTTTGAGCTTAGCGACATGTACAGGCCAGCCGAGAGCGTGGGGAGGTGGACCGCACTGCGCCAACCACAATGGACTGCCATCTGAGAGTGgctgagcgcgagcgcCGGCTTCAGCGCCAGGTGGAGTCCAATGGATCCAGCTACCGTGCTTTCGACTGGCACGAATGAAGATCTGGACGCTGGCGAACGGAGCAGCGCAGTCGTATTCAAAGTAGAGCGAGTGCGTGGGCTCGGGAAGTAGGCTCGCTGACGCGCTAGTGCTGCCGCAAGACAGGTTCGGAAGCACTGAGAGTGAGGCTCGGGAGCGCAACATGTTGGTATCGACGTTGGCATCAGGTGTCGTAGCCAGAGAAagcttgagcgtgttgCGCTTGAGATTGACGTAGGACTGGAGCGTTGTGCAGACGGGCGGGCCGTGGGTGGCAGGAGAAGGAGCCGGAGTGggagcggaagcggaagcgggAGTGGGAGTCAGAGTAGATGCTTGAGCGATTCCGGTGCTGCGCTGAATCCAACGTTGGAGTGTGCTGATGTCGACACCTTCGCTCATGGCGATGGAGCCATCGACGGTGGAGGGAGCATCTCGGTTGAGCTGATGGATGAGGTCGGCGGTGGAGCCTTGCATCATGCCTGTAACGGGCTGGGATGGATCGTTTGTTCTTTCGGTGTCAATGCCTCCGAGCGAAGTGACAGACTCGGCGCCGAGAGACATCATGCTGAGACCAGAAAGCGAGGCGCCTCGAGCGCGTCCGCGTgagccgagacgagcgcgaCGTGACGAGGCGGAGTTGTGCGGATAGGAGGCGGCTGGAGTGGCTGGATCAGCGACAGAAATCAAAACTTGATCGACGACTTgcggtgatgatggcgagagTGCGGTTGGTGCTGGCAAAGTGGGGGAAGCGGAATTGACGACGGCAGCGGGCTGCGGAACACCTGCACCATGACTCGAGACGGCACCGgagctgctgatgccgCTGCCAAAGTAGTTGGCGAGGTTGGGACCGAACAGAGTCGCGGCTtcttctctttctcttcgACTGCTCCTGGACTTCTTGACGGCGGTGGCGCGAGAAGCGGGAGCGGGAGCGGGAGCGGGAGCAGCGGATGGAGCGAGCAGGATGGGCGCCAACGCGttgccgccgccgagcGTGCTGATGGTtgcgccaagctgctgcgcgtgCTGAGATTGGACGTGTGCatcttgcctttgcctcTCTTGGTCACGCTCGCGCTGGCGCAAGGCGGAGAGGGAGGGGACGGAAATGGCCGAGAGAAGGGATCTGCCAGAAGTGGCGCGTTCGtgtcgaggttgagctTGCTCCATGTCGAAATGGTTGTCGTTGTTGGCGGGAGCAGATGGAGAGCTCATCTCGAGTGCCTGGGATGGGTGGTTGGCAGAGCTGGAGCCGATGCCGAAGCCGatgccactgccactgcgGAAGGCACGAGACCACCGACGGTTGGATTGGGAGGAAGATGGGATAGCAGCTTCCTCATCGCGAGGAACGCGGTGGGGAGGCGCAGCTCGGGCAAAAGACAGCAAGCTTGACATGGTGGCAGCTTGAAAAGTAGTCGATCCAGGCCTGAGAGCGAACCAGGGAAATGTGGTGGAGATGGGAGTAAGGCCACTAGAGCAGGGATGACTTGACTCTCAATACGAATAAGCCAAAAGATGACAGCTGGTGCGACGAGGGTAGTGGGGATGTCGATCGTGTGTAGTCATAAGATTCGGCTtgttggtgctgttgctgaaaTTGGCGATGTGGTAGTGACAAGCCCAAGTCaagcgaatcacgaatgcaagtGGGATGATAAAGGGTTATGATTTCCGACATatcgattcacgattgctgaTGCGTGATTGTGTGATCGCGGGTGGCTCTCTAACCCCACGCTGCAGCCGTCACACTTACAGACTCATGACTGGTGCACTGAATTTCTGACGCACGCTGTACAGtatagcagcagcagcagcagcagcagcagcagttgtaagtcacgagtatcaGCTCATtttcatgattcacgattcgtgatttacgattcgcTCACACAGTCACGCTTGACGAGTGATTTCCAcgttcgtgcttgttgccgttgcttgcctttgctgTGATTTGAAAAAATCTGTgtgccattcgtgattcctgCCGCCGCTTGGTTCCTGCACAGAAGGTCACCAAACCTTTCCTTTTCTTTTGTCTGGATCTTGTATTCAGCTTGTTTGCCTTTGCTGAGTCGAAAATTCAGAGCGTGAATACAATCAACatcaattcgtgattcactctGAGACTTGCACCGCAATGCAATCTGTGAACCTGAATCCAGTACGATAAAACTGGGCCATTTCCATATACTAatacaatcgtgaatgtgaatggTGGTGCGGATGATGGTGattgctgatgctgctcaagaGTACAAACCCGCGTCTTGCCTTTGTCAATCCTGGCGTGTGTCCATTCACTTGCTGCGTGCTACTCACTGGTCTGCTGACCATCCACTCGTTGCTCTATCTTGACGAGGGTACAGTGATTGAGGTGGTGCGCAACCGCTACTAGCTCAGCGGCTCAGATGCGCGCGCGTATCAACCGCCGGGCACCTCGTGACGAACAACGCCAATGCTGTACGTGCTTTGCTTCTCGCCTACGAGATCATCGTACCAGGCCTTGTCCAATCCAGCTTTGCGTCGATCCTCGGCATTAAACGGCCCTTTGAGACGACCGATAAAATTTTTGCGCACCTCATGACGGAACACTTGGACGGGATCCAGACGGGGTTGTGCGTTGCTGCACAGCCATGTCATCCATCGATGGCCAGCAGAGACATGCGTGATCTCGTCCAGGTGGATCACggtgagcgtctcgacacTCTGCGCATCGCCTGCGTTGGCAAACTTTTTGATCGTGGTCGGGTTGACGTCTAGTCCGCGTGCTTCGTGCACAAGGTGAATGATCGAGAGTCTGGCTG
This Mycosarcoma maydis chromosome 11, whole genome shotgun sequence DNA region includes the following protein-coding sequences:
- a CDS encoding uncharacterized protein (related to MKT1 - retroviral protease signature protein); amino-acid sequence: MIRGLQAYLHDRGLTQSAPLSALKDTRLGIDLSFYLKQLLSSPSTSEPLVAALGGAPIALISHIENDLRALERARVKPVFVLNGIQPNKRVRPFSYEDPRVKQRHRAWEAYENGQVDVTHSLLSASNSVHHPDLYRAILRALRHRNVEFLVAPYLASGQLVSLERHSKSYVHAIYGATEILLFDRVERVITSLNLSESTFQFVSKHAILNELRCNEEQFLDIGLLAGSDLCATFPALQDSSLGAPPQHPGAPPNLRQINELVKQYKGGYPLVAAFEGHPTVSKINYVDQFCRARTIVKFCLVLSAEEGRVLPLPLATPPPPISIGNAPHAAANGAGVGAAAGGTSILTAADVPVDIHEVFSHRLPDEVFLHLSRGLVGAQVLSCLTSGHVIEAPPLDNGETEDYRRYVRETLTETPQSPRCVAVALAAAVLNGFWSSRKITGIYYFAPSVDHVIPHDSAATLQLINRVNQWNVSNRFIEEELRRQNSSTIDIALCLGATTSEQLASRTKTPRVKMPDGSTWALEKKDEIVANTIWRMLELRGFLNHAHLHTPYARALYLGLKNSKLNDKLQEALFVALELLRGGALHANYFGGKSYSGGPSYGDEVDKRHMLLVMRAVSVLQMGFKPLAWTAPLSRELLVFNGFVKSTTRAMRNLVEMISMSLLLRGDARRKRDDYIDISLSLPFQADVNTGMGILVKCYLDGLLTYRGRPISADQVNDADVIDAKSSVLLALDDTFANVKHIKHELARSFRFWHSLLLAVNTLAAENAISPHIVHQFNAANHWLSPLAQLPP